The Cutaneotrichosporon cavernicola HIS019 DNA, chromosome: 3 region GCATCCGCCGCGCGGGTTCACCTTCCAAACAACAGAGAGCGCAGCTGGGGAGAGGTTCCATGGATGAGATAGTCCTTGCTGAGCCGGGTCTCCGTCAGAGGCTCAACTACCTCCAACTTGCTCACCAATGATCCCAAGGATACGACGGTTGACACGTTACGGGCGGTTCTTACGCAACCACCGTCAGCGATCATTAACCCAGAGTCACGCCCCATATCTCGCCCTGACTGATCCTAGCATCTGCCCACCCACTTGCTCCCCGGCACCGTGTCATCGCAGCTCCGCATCGATGCCGCTCCTGTTTCGCTCCAGCCCCtgctcgccgctcgccgtTCGCACTTTCGCATCTCCTTTGAATTCATCTTCAGATGTGTGCGAAATGGGAAAAACAATGCTGCTGTGAGCAGTACAGCTATAGGCTACTTGTCCCCGGATGCAGTCACCAGTGTCCGCAGACTTaggccttggcctcggcggcggccttcttggccttcttcttgggcgCGCGGAGGGGCGCGGCAAGAAGAgtcttgagctcctcgtccttgacacCCTTGGCCGACTTGACCTTGtcactggcgtcagttTGCAAACAATGTCAACACGTACGCAGAGTACCAGGTGGGGACGGGGGAGAGCAGCAAGGGGCCGGCGGGcatgagggcgagggtgaAGAAGAACTGGGCAACGATCGAGCCAGACGGGGTCTGGGTGACCTCGTAGGGCTTGAGGAGACCGTGGGCCACAGCCTCCTGGACACCCATGCGggcgcgcttctcgtcctcgagggcacGGAGGGTGAAGGGGAAAGCACcggccttcttctggaTCTCGGAGAAGGTCGTGCGCGACGTCTTCATCTTGAGCTGGTAGTTGACGTCGTTGGCGCGCTTGTAAACCGACGTGCGAGCGTCCTCAGGGCGAgccttggcgtcggtgCCGGTGACAACGAGGACATCGACGCCGTAcacctcaccctcctcgaaGGTACACGACTCGtgctcgcgcttgagctcgggcgtggggttgaggaggatgcgCTTCTTACCGTCCGTGACGTTCTGCTCGTGGTTGCACGAGAGCATGCCCTGGACGGGGAGGGTCTCGTACTCCTTGGCGACCTTGGTGACGACCTCGGTAACGTCCCAGTTCTTGgcgccgaccttgagcgTGCGCATGGCAgcctgcgcggcgtcgTACGCAGCAGCGATGACGTCGGCAGTGGGACCCTCGACCTTGGAGCCGATCACGATGGTCTCGGCGTGCACAACGGCGTAGCCGTCAATGTGAACACCGAGCTGGACCTTGACAAcatcgccgtccttgagcgtgtACTCGGGGTCGGAGGGAAGGGGCGAGACGTGCGAGACAACATTGTTGACCGAGATACAGGTGGGGAACGCCGAGCCTACCAGTCAGTTGTTGGCCGCAGATAAAGCTGCAGGTCCGCGTGGACATACCCTTGGAGACCTTGACAccagccttggccttgttgTAAAGgggcgcgacggcgtcagCGATGTGCTTGTCGCCGCTAGATGTGAGCTTTCCGCACTGTCCATTGTCGCATCTGACTCACGCGATGCagagctcaaggaccttCTTGCCCGCAGCGATCTCGGGGGTAAACTTCTTGAGAGCCGCAGCGAGGGCCTGGCCGGCAGTGGTGTACTTGGTGATGCTGTGGAGTGTTAGTAGGCCATCTCCGGCATGTGGAGGGCCCGAAGGTGGGTGAGACGCACATGTCGTTGGTGAgccccttctcctcctccttgggcACCTCCGCGACGGGCGCGGGCTTCTTGAGGTCGATCTCGGCAACAGGGGCGGCCATTTTGGAACGAGAGATGCGGtgaaggggagggagaggtgagAGAGGGTTGGAGattgaggaggttgagcaAGAAGAGGGTAGAGGGGGGATTGAGTTGTGGGAGTGGTCTTGCGTTGAAGGAACTCTCATCAACATTTGATCCCGCCAAACCCGGGGCTCCGCCAATGTCATAGGCACACTCACGTGGTGGATTGTGGCACTTTGTTAAGCATGCCGCCAACTCAACGCTGCATAGGTCAAACCAAAGTAATAGTTTGCTTGGGATTCTGCTGGCGATGCTGGTGAATCTGCGAAGGCTGGTGTGAGTTTGAGGATAATTCCATTTGTCCCTTCGACGTCACTGCTGTACCGCTGTTCCTGATGGCCATCAACGTAAacactcgccctcgcagGTACAGTCATGCCTCGGGCTGATGGCATTACAGCCGTGCGTCATTCCAAAAATGGGGGCGCCTCACGCCACTCGGGATCGTGGAGCTGGTACTTGCTTGGTACGGTGCCTCCTTTTTCACTGGATCACTGGAGTACTTACTGGACACAACCGCATTGTCATGGTGGGCATGGGTTAAAAAAATGTGCACGGACAAATAAGGATTTTAAGATGAATCACACACAATCAAATCAAGCTGTGATGGGCCGATCCAGCAAAATCTGAGCAACGATAACTCCTATGCATCTAATCGCAGAATCAGATAAAATAATTCTGACAGCACCAGCTGCCGTACTACAAACATGATATGACCTACTCCGTGACTTAGTTACTGGGTGCGAGGTTGCCGATGGGAATGGTGAAGAATGACGTGTCGTTGGTGAGAAGACCAGCAACGGCGACGTAcatggcgccgaggccgcccaGCATACCAAATACACCGCCAACCTTGACGAGGGCCATCTTGCCAGTCATGTCGGCGGCGCCCAGAGCGAAGAACGCGACAGCAATGACGGAGAAGACGAACACGAGGGCGATAGACGAGCGGAGGAGACAGATGGTGAGGCAGCAGGTCACGAGGCCCCACACGATGAGGTAGAGGCCGATAGCCTGGGCCAACTCGTTCTTGTCTGTGTAGGCGGACTTGATGCCGAACCAAGGGATTTGGATGGCGGCCCAGCTCATCCAGAACGCGCCGTAGCCCGTGAACGCGCAGGTGCCGAACGAGTTACCGCACGCCCACTCGAGGATGCCACAGACGATCTGGCACATGCCGCCGTAGAACATGgccacgccgacgaggacattgGGCGTGTGGACGCTACGCGCAGAGAGGTTGTAcagggagaggaggaccgTGGTGCCGCCGAAACTGAGGTCAGTGCGGTCCTGTCCGTGCGCTTGTGGCTTGTGGCTTGTGGCACTCACGCCATGAGACCGAGGGGAGCTGGGTTGGCAAACTTGCGGTGGAAGACGGGGAACGCGGGCTGCGAGGTGTCCATCGGGTGTCCGCCAGGTGTGATGAAGCGCGAGACACCTTGGCCGCCCTGGAAATTGGGGTTGTGGCCGGCGGCCTCCTGGTTCTTGAGGTCCTCTGTGGAGTTGATGTTCGACGACATGGTGCTTTAGTAAGGGTACTGTAGGAGAGAAGACCTGTTGGAGAGGAGCTGGTGAGAGATGGGCATTTCGAGACTTTTGAGTACGAGCTTTTATGCTTTCGCGTTGACTGGCTTTCTCGCTTTGCATTGTCTTGGCGATTCGCGCCGCTAGTTGCGGGCGCCGAGCCCcgaccttgaggccctGCACCCCAGCCGGCCCCGCTACACTCGGCGCCCCACAGCAGATGGCTCGCAGAGCGCTATTGGATTTAGTCGGTTCGTGCCAGAAACCTTGAATGTAGACGAGGTCGGATACTGTACTACTATCATCCCATCATCGGCGTATTAGGGCCAATGTGCCACCGTATTCTGTTGGAGTGGACATGTGTGACATGTCAGGTACACATCGCCGCACTATGCCCCTCTTGTGAAACCCATCCATTCGCTCAATTTCAATCGAACAGGCACTCGATATAGTCTCCCTGTTCGCAAGTCCCTGGGCAGCTGGGCAGAGTGGTGCCGCGGGGCTTGGGGTCGTCGTCAAGACGCAAACGGCGTTTGTGTGACAAAGAGCTATTGGATGGTGCGCCGTTTGAGATGCGAATAGCCGAGCCAGCTATGCTGTTTGGATCTTTGTGCGGAGTGGAGGCCCACCGGACTGAAACCTGCGTTGGTTGCGCAGTCTGGGGCTCTCGGGCAACACAGTTAGCGGGTCGGTGGAGCTATTCTGGACCTagcggggttgggggggggggggggggggggagtAGATGATTGGAGGCACACCGTGGGTGAAGACAGACAGCCCAAGGTGCACTTGCTTTCATCCTCCTTGACAGCATGATGACATCGACAGCCTCGGCTGTGCTGTACAGAGCACACAACGTACTGAACAGAGCACACCGAAAGTGGTACTGCTCCATACCATCACCACTGCAACGATCTCAAGCAGACGAGGATACAACTGTAAGCGGAAGGTAGAGTGTCTCCCAGGACTAGACTTGGAACGGGAATTGCGTAATTAGCAGCATGACGTCTTGATCGGGAACGGAGAGCGGCATCATTCGGCAAGCTTTCAAGGAACCCCCTCTTCAGCCCCCCGtgccccctcctcctcctccccctccccccccccaatGCCCCATGTGGGACAATCACATGATCATCCCCCGCTTGTGCAATATATGCCCCGCGTCGCCCAAGGGTTCAAATGATCTAAATGCGGACAGCCAAGTTTATGGGGGCTTAACCACATCTATCACTATCACAAGCTCATACTAAAGCCGAACGTCAATGTTAGCTGCGACCTCCGGCTAGCGCAGCCGGAGTCAGCGGTCCCACCTCGGTCACTGTAACAATCTTAGCTGGACGCTGGTTGGTCGACCGCGCCCCTTGCATCGCTGCGTTTCCCCGGCGAGCTGGAAGCCTCCCTGCCGGGGCCTTGGGTTCAACATCAGAGTGTAGCCGAAAGTGATTGCGGGGCATTGGTGGAGGTCTCGGAGGTGACTGGCTGGCAACGATGGAATGGGAGATAGGGCTCTGGCCGAGTTGCTTATCCTCTGTCCCTCAATCCTCGGTCTTCTTCAACCCGGTAGGGCCTGCATACTCAAGCGCCACCTGGTGCGACGACGAATGATTTTCTCTTTGATACCCTATAGACTAACGGCGACTATGCCAAGCACGCCCAAACCTCCTCTTAATCTCTTGATCCATGAGCCAAACCCCAACCAAGCCCAAGGTCACTTCCATACAATAAGTCCCAACTTTCCATGTCCAGGGACCGGATATCCGGCGGGAAGTTTGTTGTAGCGGCAACAGTGCGGCAATTGCTCACAGCCAAACATTGCGATAGACACGTGCAGAACCAAAAAAAGACAGTTCCACCCAATTGTTCAGATTTTTGCAAGCAACGTCTTTGATTGGGTTGCCGATTGCCGAATTGCGGGCGCAGGAACCCTCCACTCGCCAAAACTTGAACTACTTGACGTACATGACTGGCAAGCTCTGTTCTGCATGTTCTGTTGACGTTTAGGCAAGGTGAGGGGCGTGGGAAAGCTGGCCACGTGCACTATGAACCCGCATTGTTCGCGTGGATTGAGAATTGAAAATTGAGGATCTGGGAAACgtcacgtcctcgcccCTACCACATGTGTCTCACGTGCTTTGCGCCCAAGTATGTAAGGAAATGAGGACAGATGGGTCCACACAGGGAACGAATGGTGCGAATGGAACAAAATGACGGCGATGAGCATCCATCTCTGTTTCTGATCATGTTGCTCATGCTGCTCATGCTGCTCATGATACTCATGCTACTCACTGCTCGAATAATGTGATGAGAGTTCGGGACCTTGGCTGATCCGGAAATA contains the following coding sequences:
- a CDS encoding uncharacterized protein (Metallopeptidase family M24); translated protein: MAAPVAEIDLKKPAPVAEVPKEEEKGLTNDIITKYTTAGQALAAALKKFTPEIAAGKKVLELCIAGDKHIADAVAPLYNKAKAGVKVSKGSAFPTCISVNNVVSHVSPLPSDPEYTLKDGDVVKVQLGVHIDGYAVVHAETIVIGSKVEGPTADVIAAAYDAAQAAMRTLKVGAKNWDVTEVVTKVAKEYETLPVQGMLSCNHEQNVTDGKKRILLNPTPELKREHESCTFEEGEVYGVDVLVVTGTDAKARPEDARTSVYKRANDVNYQLKMKTSRTTFSEIQKKAGAFPFTLRALEDEKRARMGVQEAVAHGLLKPYEVTQTPSGSIVAQFFFTLALMPAGPLLLSPVPTCDKVKSAKGVKDEELKTLLAAPLRAPKKKAKKAAAEAKA
- a CDS encoding uncharacterized protein (GPR1/FUN34/yaaH family), whose amino-acid sequence is MSSNINSTEDLKNQEAAGHNPNFQGGQGVSRFITPGGHPMDTSQPAFPVFHRKFANPAPLGLMAFGGTTVLLSLYNLSARSVHTPNVLVGVAMFYGGMCQIVCGILEWACGNSFGTCAFTGYGAFWMSWAAIQIPWFGIKSAYTDKNELAQAIGLYLIVWGLVTCCLTICLLRSSIALVFVFSVIAVAFFALGAADMTGKMALVKVGGVFGMLGGLGAMYVAVAGLLTNDTSFFTIPIGNLAPSN